The following proteins are encoded in a genomic region of Sphaeramia orbicularis chromosome 2, fSphaOr1.1, whole genome shotgun sequence:
- the LOC115431636 gene encoding uncharacterized protein LOC115431636 yields MTRGYRLQFLSAPPVTSVPAFTIVADHQYREILRSEVSSLLAKRAIREVGHEDRRMGFYSRYFLTPKRDGTLRPILDLRGLNKFLRPLKCKMLSIPRVKQAVLVGDWFATVDLKDAYFQIPIWEGHRRFLRFAFDGKIFEFCVLPFGISLAPRTFTRCMDATLGPLRRQGLRILNYLDDWLICAQTEEQCHCHVQMLLMHIQYLGLRINDKKCNLQPSQAIQFLGMWLDTRTGLVALTPARQDSLRECLELFYLGARVTWKLCLRLLGLMAAAVQVVPLALLHMRPVQRCLYGLGLCPQRHRRASVLVTGRLCTALRLGCCPRRRAIHLALVHFLPVLQGCHVLVRTDSTTAAAYINRQGGTGSLRLSRIAHRLWTWAYKQFLSLRAMHVPGVVNVAADLLSRRGPHPGNWRLHPAVVEEIWHHFGRAVADLFASKENAHCPLYYSIERDSPPLGCDAMVHQWPQGLLYAFPPFSLLPNLLQRISQEEVQVVLVAPDWPHMTWFSWVTPLLHGTPWKLPVRRDLLSQAQGTLFHPFPQGLDLWAWPLRGPAY; encoded by the exons ATGACTCGGGGGTATCGTCTTCAGTTTTTGAGCGCCCCCCCTGTGACTTCAGTACCTGCTTTTACCATCGTGGCAGATCACCAATACAGAGAGATCTTGCGCTCAGAGGTGTCCAGTCTCCTGGCCAAGAGGGCCATCAGAGAAGTGGGGCACGAAGACAGGCGGATGGGGTTCTATTCGCGTTATTTTCTGACCCCAAAACGCGACGGGACACTCCGGCCCATTTTGGACCTCAGGGGCCTGAACAAGTTTCTACGGCCCCTGAAGTGCAAGATGTTGTCCATACCGCGGGTGAAGCAAGCAGTCCTTGTGGGAGACTGGTTCGCAACAGTCGACCTCAAGGACGCGTATTTCCAAATTCCAATATGGGAGGGCCACAGAAGATTCCTCAGGTTTGCCTTCGACGGCAAAATCTTCGAATTCTGTGTCCTCCCCTTTGGGATATCGCTGGCTCCCCGCACATTTACCAGATGCATGGATGCGACCCTAGGCCCTCTGCGGCGGCAGGGTCTCAGAATACTGAATTACCTGGACGATTGGCTTATATGCGCTCAGACAGAGGAGCAATGTCATTGCCATGTCCAGATGTTGTTGATGCACATCCAGTATCTGGGTCTGCGCATCAACGACAAAAAGTGCAATCTGCAGCCATCTCAGGCCATCCAGTTCCTCGGTATGTGGCTGGATACCAGGACTGGGTTGGTGGCATTGACTCCGGCCAGACAGGATTCCCTCAGGGAATGTCTGGAGCTCTTTTACCTGGGGGCCAGGGTCACTTGGAAGCTGTGTCTTCGCCTGTTAGGCCTCATGGCCGCTGCTGTTCAGGTGGTGCCACTAGCTCTCCTGCACATGCGGCCAGTACAGAGGTGCCTATACGGCTTGGGGCTCTGCCCTCAGAGGCATCGACGGGCGTCGGTGCTTGTTACCGGGAGGTTGTGCACAGCTCTCAG GTTGGGGTGCTGTCCACGAAGGAGGGCAATCCACCTGGCCCTGGTGCATTTCCTCCCAGTATTACAGGGCTGCCACGTGCTTGTAAGAACCGACAGCACCACGGCAGCTGCGTACATCAACAGACAGGGAGGCACAGGCTCTCTGCGCCTGAGCAGGATAGCACACAGACTGTGGACGTGGGCATACAAGCAGTTCCTGTCACTCAGGGCAATGCATGTGCCTGGTGTGGTAAATGTGGCGGCGGACCTCCTTTCCAGGAGGGGACCGCATCCAGGGAACTGGAGGCTCCATCCGGCAGTGGTGGAGGAGATCTGGCACCACTTTGGAAGAGCGGTGGCCGACCTGTTTGCCTCGAAGGAGAATGCTCACTGCCCACTGTATTACTCCATCGAGAGAGACTCGCCTCCCCTGGGCTGCGATGCCATGGTGCACCAGTGGCCTCAGGGGCTGCTCTATGCTTTTCCCCCGTTCAGCCTCCTGCCGAACCTGCTGCAGAGGATCAGTCAGGAGGAAGTTCAGGTGGTTCTGGTGGCACCGGATTGGCCACACATGACATGGTTCTCATGGGTGACACCGCTGTTGCACGGGACACCATGGAAGCTCCCGGTTCGCCGGGACTTGCTGAGCCAGGCGCAGGGGACGCTGTTCCACCCGTTTCCACAGGGGCTGGATCTATGGGCCTGGCCACTGAGAGGGCCGGCTTATTAG